The following DNA comes from Rhodopseudomonas boonkerdii.
TCGTGCCGGCCGGGATCGAGCCGAGAATAGCGCCGAGGACCGTTCCCGCCGGGACTGAGCCAAAGAACAGATTACCCTTGGTATCTCTTGGAAAGACACTGAGCGGCGGTATCCAAACTGCGCCCGTCGGGACATTTGGAATCGACAGAACCGTAACCGCGTAGGGCAGCGGCGTATCGAAATACATGACACTTGTGCTGGTGGTCAGATCAGCCGGCAGCGGCACTCCGGCTGGGATCGTCAGTGCCTTGCTGAGCTTCACCGCGACCGGTGCCGCGGTCCCCGCCGGCAACACGCCGCCGGTCAGCAGTGCATCCTCACCGATCAGGACAGTGCCGGGCGTGGACACTTTCAGCGCGCCGCCGCCAGTGACGCCGTAGCCGATGATCGACCCGTCGATTATGAGATTTGCCGGCCCCGACACTGTCTTGCCCGACGTATCGACATCACCGGCGATGATGGTGACATTGCCGCCCATGCCGCCCAGGGTCTTGCGGTTGAGCAGAATGGCGCCGCCCGACGAAACGTCGATGGTCGAGCCCTTTTCGAGCGTCACGTTATAGGTCGAGTCGAATGTGACGCTGCCACCGTCGAGGAAGCCGAGCGCGGCGACATCGGCGCCGCTGGTGGCGCCATTCGACCACATGCCCTTGGTCGAGATGGTGGCGCCGCTGCGCAGCGTCAGTTGCGAGGTGCCGTCCACCGCCACGAGCACGATATTGCCGGTTGGTGTGGCGAGGATATTGGTTGCGGTGATGCTGCCCGAGGGCGCGGTGATATTCGCGGCGATATCGACGTTCGGTGCCGAGAAGACCACCTGCGCGCCGGGCGCGAAAGCGAGTGGCGCCTTCACAGCGATATTGCCGGTGGTCGCGATGCCGAGCCCGCCGAGACGATCGCTATTCAGCGTCGACGCATCGAGCCAGACGGTGTTGACCCGCGCAGACGGCATCACCGAGCTCGCCGTCATGCCAGCCGTGATGCCAGCGATGTCGCCGATTTTCACGTCCGAACCATAACCGCTGGCCAGACCCGTGCTGTTATATTGGCCGATATTGAGCTGACCAGCCAGTGCCACCTGGGTCTGGCCCTGTTTGTAACCGTCCGTCGCCGCCGCCGCGCGGGCTTTGGTCTGTCGCTGGCCATTGACGACGTCGTTGATCATCGTCTCTTCAAGCAGCGCAGTCGGCGCCGAAACGATCAGCGAGCCGGCATCGCGGCCGACTGTGTAGCCATCCTCCCAGCGCAGCGAGGTGCGGCCTCGATCGAAGATCGTGGTCCAGATCTCGGTGAGGCTCTCGTCCTGCTTTCCCTGGATATTATGCGTGCGCGAGAAGCCGCCGGCGAAGGAAACATAAGTCAGATTCGACGGCGCCTGATCGACGCTATAGATACGTCCATCGCTGCCGACGAGATTGGTCGAGCGAATCCATCCGCCGGCATAATCGAGCGAGCCGCCCGAAAGATTGAAAACGGAGCCCTTCTGCGCAACTACTTCCGGCGCGCTGAGCGTAATGCTGCCGCCAATCGCGACCCATTCGCCGATCGTATGCGCAGTATTGGCGACATAGCCGCCAGCTTCGACGAGACCGCCCGCGGTATAATAGCGATCGCTCGCATAGCCGCCGGCACCGGCCGGCACCAAAGTCAGCGTGCGCAGGTCGATCCACACATCGTTGCTCTTCAGCACGCTGGAATCGCGATTCGCCGGCGCGTCGCGCAGTTCGTTGCCCTGCAGGTTGACCTTGATATTGTTACTTTCCATCGCGAGCGCCACGTCGCGCACACCGGAAACATCGAGCGTGGCGCCACTCTCGGTGAAGATGCGCTGCTTGGCGGTGATCGAAATTTGGCCGCCCTGCGCAGCAGTGTAGGAGCCGTTCTTGAATGTCACCGAGCCGCCGGTGACGATCTCAATACGCGACTGATCCACGCGATCGGCGAGCAGCGACAGATTGTCCAAACGCGCAGCGACATTGGTCGAAACGGTGCGCGCCGTATTCTGCGTCGCCGAATTCGCAAGCAGTGCATCACGCTGCGAATTCATCGCGGTTTCGGTCGAGTCGAGCTCCGGCAAAATCGCGGACAGTGCATTGCCGGTCAGCGTGACGCTGCCCGCGCTGTCGCTGGCCGAGTTCAAAAGATGGATGGTGCCGCGCTGATTCACCGTGGTCGACGACAGCAGCACGCCGTCCTGCACGACGCTATGGCCGGTCAGCGTGATATCACCCTGCTGCGCGAAGCCGATGCCGCTATTGGTGACCACGCCGCCGCCGGCAACCCATGTCCCCGCGCCGGTGCCGGTCCAGGTGCCCACCGCGATCTCGCTGCCGCGTGTGGTCGAGAAGGCATTGACGTCGGTGCCGAGGCCCGTACGCAGAATGAAATCGTGGCCGGCCGCGAGCGCTATTTGCCCCTTCGGAGTCATGATCGCGCCGGCATTGGTCACGGCACTGCCAAGCAGCAGGACATATCCGCCCGCCGTCGTCGCCACGCTCGGCGCATTCGTTGCGATCTGCGCACCGGCTTCGACGAAGATCTTGCCGGCGATGCTGCCGGTGCCGCCCTCTCCCGCGCCGGTAAAGCTCGGCACATAGCTGCTGCTGACCGACGCGGAATAGACCGTCGATGGATCCACGATATTCGCCGTCGAGGCGATCAGCGAGCCGACATTGATTTGGCTGTTGCCGCCAAAGATGATGCCGCTCTGATTGATCACATAGACCTGGCCGTCGGCTTTGATATTGCCGAGAATCTGACTCGGGCCGGTCGCCGCATTGACGCGATTCAGCGCGACCCAACCGTTATTGCCCTGCTGATCGAAGGTCAGCGTGGTCTTCGCGCCGACATTGAACGACGTCCAGTTCAGGATCGCCTGCTGCGAGGTCTGGCGGATGCCGACCTGCGTTTGCCCGTTTGCATCGACCGCTTGCACCGGTGCATTGGCGCCGCTCCAGCCCGCTGGCACGTTCGGCAGCAAGCCACCGGCACCGAGACCGTTCGGAACATTCATCGGTGCCGTCAGCGAGGTCTGCCGCGCAGCCGCTGCGGCGCGCGCCGCCGCCTGTACCGCCTGCATGTCCTGCACTGCTTTCGCAGCCCGTGCGAGCGATCCCTGCGTTTGCCGCGCCACCGCCGCTGCCTGCTGCGCCGCCAGCGTGACTGCATCCGATGCGAGGTTCGGCGCGGCCAGAACACCTCCGCCACCGCCATTGACCGAACGTGCCTGCGCCGCGCCGCCAGTCATCAGCATCACGGCACCGACACTGGCACCGGCAAGCATCACGCCGCGCGAGACACGGCGAATAGGCAGAGAAGATAAAGCGGAAATCATAGACGCTGCGGACACGGGCGATTCCTCGGACTTAGCACTATGCCGTCAGTCACGCGGGGGACTGAAAGGCCTCAGCATTAAGACTGGATCGTCCGCGAAATCGTGCACGCTTTCTTAAAAGAATCTTCCGTCGTCGAGATGCCACCTCGTCAACCCAGTAGCACCAAGCCTCCCGGGAGAGCTCGAATTCGCGCATCAACCGCCTGCTCTAGACGGATCAGGATACTGTCCATCTGGTCGATGCGGAACCGGCCGGTCATCTGCCTGTCCGCCAAGGCAGCATTGATCAGCACGATGTGGCCTGGGCGGTAGCGATTGATCTCGTCGATCGCGTCCCGCAGCGGAGTATTGTGAAAAACGACGATGCCGCGCGACCAGTTGGATGCACTTTCCGGATCGATCGCCGTGGCGTCGCCGAGACCATGATCGCTATATCTGAGTTGCTGTCCTGCATGGAGCACGGCACTTTGCCCGCGACATTCGACATCGATGTCACCGTCAAAACAGGTGACATGAACCGCACGATCGTTGCCGCGCACCAGACGGCGGATGTCGAAACGCCCATGCTTTGCCTGCGTCCGGCCATCGGCTGCGAAAACCGACAATGCAGGCGCACTCGACGAAGGCAGATCGAACGATGCTTCGCCAGAAACCAGCTCGACCTGAGCCTGTCGACCGTCGACCACACGCAAGGCAAGGCTTGTCTGCGTATTCATTCGCACGGCCACATCTCCCGCGAGCTTGATGTCGCGCTGCTCGCCGGTCGCCGTGCGATAATCCGCACGGAGCTGGGATAGCGACGGCCATAAATCTAGCGGGGGATGGATGACGCCATAAGTCACCGCCGCCGCTGCAGCAACGCCGCCGCCCAAAAAGACGCGTCGATTGACGGCCCGTCGGCGTAGATACACCAGCATTTCGGTGGCACTCCTGCCATCGTCCTGCAAATCGCGGCCGGCCGACGCCACATCGCTCCAGGCCCGACTTGCCTCGGCGAAGGCGCGGGCGTGCTGCGGACTGGTGGCTCGCCAGCCCTTCAGCGCGGCAGCATCCGCGGCGGTCGCTTGTCCCGATACAAGCCGCTGGACCCAAACGACGGCTTCGCGCTGGATCTCATCCAGCTCCGGCGTCGTATTGTGCAGCTTGATCATGATCTCGGCCCGCCCCCAGACGTCGATGCGCCGCATGCCTTGTCGGCGCACAAAAACAAATTCGTCATATCCTAGACTGCTTTCATTCGCCGATCGTGCACGATCAGCGCCCCAGTTCTTCCCGGCGAGCCACAATATATTCGTGGGCCAGCCGCAACTCCTTGGACACAAGCCGCAGCGAGACGCCGAGCTTGGTGGCGATCTCCTGTAAGGACAGACCATCGACCCGGGCCGCCAGCAGAATGGCACGGCGCCGCGCCGGCAATTCCGTCAACACAGCTTTCATTGCCCGTAGATCGGCACGGGCCTGGGTTATCCGAAGCGGGTCTGGCATATCGTCGGCTAGATCGAGCAAGCCCTCGATTTCCAGTGCAGACAGATGCCGCTTTTCGGACTGATAAAGATCGAACGCAACATTCAGGACGGTTCGGAAAAGATAGCTGTTGGGGCTTTTCACTCCGGTGCCGACATCCAGCCGTGACAGCCGCAGCCAGGTTTCCTGCAGGACTTCGGAGGCAAGGTCCGCCGATCCGAGCCGCGGTGCCAGACGCTTCCTGAGATCGTCATAGCGATCGAGAAAAACGCGTCGCAGCGTTGTGAGACCGCCTTCACTCATGGCTGCCCCGCACGCATCGACCCGCTGTCCTGGCGGCAGCCTGTAGCGCCGACGGTCTGTGGCACCATCATGATCAAGGCCGGCTGAGTGAAAGCGGCCGGCGGGCGTTGTTCCAGTCTGACGCCGAGCAATGCAGCGTCGATATTGCGGTCGATCGCTGGCGTCCCGGCCGAACTGAGCCGTTGCACATGTTCGACATTGCCCCGCGGACCGATCCAGATCAGCGCAACTGCACGGAACGTGCCCGGCTCCAGAACGCCCTGCCGGCAAAAGCTCTCGCGTAGCGCGACCTGGATTTGCGCGTAGTAACGCTGTGCAACCGCGTGGCCGGACGGCGAGTTTGCGGATGGCACATCCTGCGAAGGCAAGGACAATATAAACGAGCCATCATCGAGAAAACGGGCTCGCAGACCCGTGCCTTCCAGCAGCCTTACAAGAGCATCGAGCGGCGCCATCCGTCCGGCGACAGGATTCGATATGCGTCCCTCGACGAGGCGCGCCTGATAGAAAACCTCACGCCCCGTGAGGTCGCCGTAACGCGTCAAGGCATTTGCAAGCGGCTGTGCTTGGATCTCGAAATCGGGCGGCAGTTCTTTGACCGTGTCAGGCGCGGCGGCAGCGGCGCCCGACATGAAAAACAGCGCCAGAAAAGCTAGGCCGCCAAAAGGACTGCACCAGACTCGCCTCAACTGACCGCCCCGCCGAAGTCGCATCGCCGCAATCGCAGGAGCTGAATTCCACGCGCCACAAACGCAATATGCATCGGCTGCTTATCGTCGCAACGCGATAATGTACAAGCCGCCCTGAACGGAAAGGAGCAATAGAGGCCCGACACGACAGTTTTGCGACAGCCACTATCCCGGTCGTCGCGCTCACCCTGGCTCGCCCGATGGCTCTCCGCCCGAAAGCCTCTGCTCACCTGACGTCAGATGCTCCACGAGCGCACGCGCGGTCGGAGCGATATTTTCCTGGGCCCGCGTGCAGACAGAGAATCTGCGCGTAGCCCAATCATCGGCGAGGCGAACAAATGCAATCTGCATGAAGCGCCGACAATTGCGCGCCGTCGTCGCCGGAACGATGCCGAGGCCGACGCCGTCGGCCGCCATACGGCAGATGCCTTCGAACGTTCGCGTTCGGACGCGGGTCTTAAGGCGACCACCGGCGATCAGCGCACGCCCATCGAGATTTTGCTGCAAGGCGCCTTCTGCCAGGCCGATGAAATTCTCATGCACGATATCGGTGAACAGAACGTCCTTGCGATTCGCCAGCGGATGGTCGTGATGTGCAACCACCACCAATTGATCGATCGCGAACGGACGGAGCCTCAAGCCATCGGTGCTGACCGTGTCGGAGATGATACCGATCTCGGTCAAGCCAGCCGAGAGTGCCCGCACGATCTCCGAACTCTGCCGCTCACGCAGATCTACGTCAGTGTGAGGATTCGCCGCCATCCAAGGCGCAAGCCGTTCCGGCAAGAACTCGGTGATTGCCGCCGTGGGCGCCATCAGCCGGATGACGGTCCTGAGCCCTTTGGCATGCTCATCGAGTTCACCGCGCATTTGCGCCATCTGGCGCTGAACCAGCGCTGCATGATGTGCCAGTGCCTCGCCCGCATTGGTGGGAGACACGCCACGCCGACCTCGCTCAAGAAGCTTGACCCCGCTTGCAATCTCCATCGCGCGCAGGCGTTCGCTGGCAGCGGGCAACGAAAGTCCGGCGGCGATAGCGCCGTGGGTAATGCTACCCGCATCAACGACGGCCAAGAAGAGCCGGAGATCAACGAAATCAAAACGCATGGCGATTGCTTATCAAGCATCCAGACTTCGGGCTAGCCGAAGTCTGGATGCGGAACATCCGCATTGTGGCGACTGAGGGGACTGATAATCGGGGCGGCACGATCGAACGAGCCGGCCACTAGGACTCCTGCCCCTATGCAAAAAACATCAATGCCGCAAGGCGTTGGGAGAAACAGCATTGTTCTCCCGTTTATCGTGGCCGCGACCTATTTCATGGAAAGTCTGGATACGACGATCATCGCCACGGCTTTGCCGCAGATGGCGCAATCCTTCCATGTCGGCCCCAACGAAGTCAGCCTGGGCATGACGGCCTATATGCTCACGCTGGCGGTGCTGATTCCGATCAGCGGCTGGATCGCGGATCGGCATGGCACTCGAACGGTATTCGGTAGCGCAGTGGTCATTTTCACGATCGCATCCGTCTTATGCGGATTGGCCGACAGCGTTCTGTCGTTCACGCTTGCCCGCGTGTTGCAGGGCGCCGGCGGAGCGATGATGGTGCCGGTGGGGCGCATGATCGTTGCGCACAACACCGATCAATCGCATATGCTGCGCGCGATCTCGACCATCACATGGCCCGCGATCATTGCGCCGGCGGTCGGCCCGACTGTGGGCGGCCTGATCACCACCTATGCATCCTGGCATTGGGTGTTTTTCCTCAATGTCCCGTTTTCCATCGCTGCCTTTGCCGCCATCATCATTTTCGTTCCCAACCAGTCCGGTCAGGGCCGCAGGAAACTCGACGTCAAAGGATTGCTGCTGACCAGCGCATCCCTTGTGGCACTGCTTTACGGGATGGAATTGGCAAGCCACCAGGAGACGAGCCTGATATTTGCAGGCGGCATCATCAGCGCCGGCGTTGTCATCGGCCTCATGGCCATCCTGCATCTCCAGAACACGCGCCAGCCAATCCTCAATCTCGCAGTATTTCGCGTGAAGACTTACACCACATCGGTTTGGTGGGGCGGCTTTGCGAGAGCGGGAATGGAAGCGATCCCCTATCTTTCACCGCTTCTGTTTCAAATCGGCTTCGGCCTTTCGGCTTTCCATTCCGGTCTATTGTTGCTGGTCACCGCAACAGGCAATCTTGGAATGAAAACCCTGACCACACCGATCATGCGGCGCTTCGGCTTTCGCGTTGTTGCGATCGTGAATGGCACGGCCGTCGCTTTGAGCATTCTCGCCTTTGCATGGGTAACGCCCACGACACCGATGCCCGCGCTGTTTGCGGTGCTGTTCGCGTATGGCGTGACGCGCTCGCTACAACTCTCGACGATGACGACGTTGAGCTATGCCGACATTTCAGAGGAGCTGAAAAGCTCGGCCAGCACCTTGTGGAGCACGATGCAGCAAATGACGACCGGGCTAGGCATCGCCTTTGGCGCCGTATGCCTACGCCTCGCCAGCATCGTCCGCATAAGCGAGGATGCGACGGGCAGTCACCCTTTCACGGTGACTGATTTTCAGTGGGCGTTTGCCGCCACAGCGTTACTGACGCTGCTCCCCACCATCGCTTACTGGCGCCTCCCGCATGATGCAGGACATAGCATCGCAAAGAAGTAGAAATGAATTACTTTCCTATGGCTGCGGCGGAAGAATACCTCTGAAAATGCGAATGCTGACAGTCCCAAGATTCTGCCAGCATCCGCTGTCGACCATCTCGTTCCAATCGCTAGCCACTTAAGTTGACTGCAGAACTGTCGGCCTCTCCCGCGTAACTCGCATCCGGTAGCTCGCTGGCGGTATCTTCAGGAAAGATCGCGAGCGCCGCGGCATAGATCAATGCACCGGCAAGAGCTGCAACTGGTACGCTGATATCGATGCCTCCCGCGATGCCGCTCCAGATGCCGGTGAACAGTGTGGTCTCGGAAAGCAGGAACCCCACCGCGACCGCCGGCAACCACGCAAGCACCGCGCGCAGATTCCAATTTGCCGCGGGCCAACGCATCTGACGATGGAAATATCCGATGAGGTTAATGACGATCCATGGCGTCGTAGCCACTGTAAACAGCGTGACAAAAGCGATGAATGCATTGACGGCGTCCCAGACGAAGGCGCCAAGGAACACAATGGCGAGACCTAGCAGTCCCACCGCCAACGTGATCCACGCGCGCGATAGTCGCTTGAAGAAGGACGACAAATCGAGACCTGGCGCGTAGAGGCACAGCGCGCCATGCGAGAGCGGCCCGACGACTCCGATCAAGATGACCGGGCCGATATACCAAGCGGGACATCCCTGAACCATGCCACCGATCGGGCCAAGTTTTACATCAAAGATCGAGCCCTCGAATGCTCCGAAAGTCATCACGGCCAGGCAACCGACGAAAAGGCCGCCGCCATTTGCAAGGCCGATACTGAGCGCCGAATGCTTGTTCCGCGAAATATAGCGCGCATAGTCATTCGAAAACGGCGCATAGGAAACAGGCACGGCGAGTGCTGCGATCATCGCCATGAACCAGGTTGGCCAGAACGATCCGAGCACATAGGCGCCACCCGCATAATTGATATCGAACTGAGGCGCCATCGCGACGAAGCCGAGCAGGAACAGCAGGCCGAGCGCAATAGCAACGAATTTTTGCGCGGCGGCGACTTTGTCATGCCCATAGATAGCCAAGCCGATCGAGCCAAGCCCCATGACGAGGTAACCGCAAGATTTGATCGCCGCTCCGCTCTCAACATGAAACGCGCGGGAAAAACCTCCAGTGATCGCATCTGCGCCGGTCCATATCACCAGCGCGAAGAAGCCGAGCGAGATGAAGAAAGTGAGGAAGGATCCGATCAGCCGCCCATGTCGACCGAAATAGGCACCACTGCTGACGGCGCTATTGGTGCCTGCGCTGCTGCCGAGCAGGGCAAACGGCCCAACCAGAAGACACCCGATAAAGAGACCGACTGCAATGGCACATTCAGCGCTCCAGAAGCCGAGGCCGAACCGAATGGGAAGCCAGCCGAGCACGACAAGATTGAAACACATCTGCGCGCCGACAAAGACGCCGAACAGGCCAATGGGCGAGGCGTATTGTCCGCCTTCGGGGATCCGATCGGCGCCATAGGTTTCGATTGAATGTCCAGTCGATGACAAGTGCTGCTCCTTTATGGTTTGCTTCAAGTGATTTGTTCATCGCATCGCCTATCCACGGGCGTGCGCCTTCACCGAGCCGGACAGGCCCGCTTCGCGTGTTATGCCGTTCGGAACTCCGAAACGCCGGGACGAAATAGCCGGCGCGACTCATTCGATCAGGACGTCGACGATCCCTGCTCAATATGCCGGGGGGCGCTCTCCCGGTTGCCCCCTGCCTTTGCGCGTGCCCGCGCGCCAAGCATATTGGCCAGTGCATCCCGCCATCCGTGAATGGCGCTCCTGATCAATCCCATATTTCGGAATGACGGGATCATTTGTCCTGCCATCAGAAGACCGAGAAGTCGCGCCGCGACCGCGATTTTCCGCGCCCGGTGATGTGGCTGCATGCGATCGAGCGCACCATCGTCGAGCGGCTTGAGCTTGAGGACGCCCGCTTGTGCTAAGCTGTCAATGAGCTTCGCGCCGGCCTTCGTCCGTGCTATCATGAGATTGACGTTGTCCCGCTTGCCATCAACATCCCAAGCGTCGCCGCAAACGATATCGGCCTGTTCGCCCATACTATCTGGGCAGATCTTGCAGCGGAATTGAACATCCGGTCCAAACTCCTTGAACCAGGTATCGTCGAAATCCTGCTCATGCGCACGCCCATCCGATGCCTCGATACGCGTTGGACCGGGACATCCATGGCCG
Coding sequences within:
- a CDS encoding MFS transporter → MWRLRGLIIGAARSNEPATRTPAPMQKTSMPQGVGRNSIVLPFIVAATYFMESLDTTIIATALPQMAQSFHVGPNEVSLGMTAYMLTLAVLIPISGWIADRHGTRTVFGSAVVIFTIASVLCGLADSVLSFTLARVLQGAGGAMMVPVGRMIVAHNTDQSHMLRAISTITWPAIIAPAVGPTVGGLITTYASWHWVFFLNVPFSIAAFAAIIIFVPNQSGQGRRKLDVKGLLLTSASLVALLYGMELASHQETSLIFAGGIISAGVVIGLMAILHLQNTRQPILNLAVFRVKTYTTSVWWGGFARAGMEAIPYLSPLLFQIGFGLSAFHSGLLLLVTATGNLGMKTLTTPIMRRFGFRVVAIVNGTAVALSILAFAWVTPTTPMPALFAVLFAYGVTRSLQLSTMTTLSYADISEELKSSASTLWSTMQQMTTGLGIAFGAVCLRLASIVRISEDATGSHPFTVTDFQWAFAATALLTLLPTIAYWRLPHDAGHSIAKK
- a CDS encoding STN domain-containing protein is translated as MSGAAAAAPDTVKELPPDFEIQAQPLANALTRYGDLTGREVFYQARLVEGRISNPVAGRMAPLDALVRLLEGTGLRARFLDDGSFILSLPSQDVPSANSPSGHAVAQRYYAQIQVALRESFCRQGVLEPGTFRAVALIWIGPRGNVEHVQRLSSAGTPAIDRNIDAALLGVRLEQRPPAAFTQPALIMMVPQTVGATGCRQDSGSMRAGQP
- a CDS encoding FecR family protein, encoding MRRIDVWGRAEIMIKLHNTTPELDEIQREAVVWVQRLVSGQATAADAAALKGWRATSPQHARAFAEASRAWSDVASAGRDLQDDGRSATEMLVYLRRRAVNRRVFLGGGVAAAAAVTYGVIHPPLDLWPSLSQLRADYRTATGEQRDIKLAGDVAVRMNTQTSLALRVVDGRQAQVELVSGEASFDLPSSSAPALSVFAADGRTQAKHGRFDIRRLVRGNDRAVHVTCFDGDIDVECRGQSAVLHAGQQLRYSDHGLGDATAIDPESASNWSRGIVVFHNTPLRDAIDEINRYRPGHIVLINAALADRQMTGRFRIDQMDSILIRLEQAVDARIRALPGGLVLLG
- a CDS encoding purine-cytosine permease family protein, whose protein sequence is MSSTGHSIETYGADRIPEGGQYASPIGLFGVFVGAQMCFNLVVLGWLPIRFGLGFWSAECAIAVGLFIGCLLVGPFALLGSSAGTNSAVSSGAYFGRHGRLIGSFLTFFISLGFFALVIWTGADAITGGFSRAFHVESGAAIKSCGYLVMGLGSIGLAIYGHDKVAAAQKFVAIALGLLFLLGFVAMAPQFDINYAGGAYVLGSFWPTWFMAMIAALAVPVSYAPFSNDYARYISRNKHSALSIGLANGGGLFVGCLAVMTFGAFEGSIFDVKLGPIGGMVQGCPAWYIGPVILIGVVGPLSHGALCLYAPGLDLSSFFKRLSRAWITLAVGLLGLAIVFLGAFVWDAVNAFIAFVTLFTVATTPWIVINLIGYFHRQMRWPAANWNLRAVLAWLPAVAVGFLLSETTLFTGIWSGIAGGIDISVPVAALAGALIYAAALAIFPEDTASELPDASYAGEADSSAVNLSG
- a CDS encoding LysR family transcriptional regulator, with translation MRFDFVDLRLFLAVVDAGSITHGAIAAGLSLPAASERLRAMEIASGVKLLERGRRGVSPTNAGEALAHHAALVQRQMAQMRGELDEHAKGLRTVIRLMAPTAAITEFLPERLAPWMAANPHTDVDLRERQSSEIVRALSAGLTEIGIISDTVSTDGLRLRPFAIDQLVVVAHHDHPLANRKDVLFTDIVHENFIGLAEGALQQNLDGRALIAGGRLKTRVRTRTFEGICRMAADGVGLGIVPATTARNCRRFMQIAFVRLADDWATRRFSVCTRAQENIAPTARALVEHLTSGEQRLSGGEPSGEPG
- a CDS encoding RNA polymerase sigma factor, coding for MSEGGLTTLRRVFLDRYDDLRKRLAPRLGSADLASEVLQETWLRLSRLDVGTGVKSPNSYLFRTVLNVAFDLYQSEKRHLSALEIEGLLDLADDMPDPLRITQARADLRAMKAVLTELPARRRAILLAARVDGLSLQEIATKLGVSLRLVSKELRLAHEYIVARREELGR